A single window of Merismopedia glauca CCAP 1448/3 DNA harbors:
- the ldpA gene encoding circadian clock protein LdpA gives MKNYESPLHALEQGTWFKLICGASYQHLPAIRNLALAYTLAGADCIDVAADPAVISAAKDGILAARELARSSGSHDKPLLMASLNDGEDPHFRKAEFDPKSCPTDCPRPCERVCPAQAINSTGVIDERCYGCGRCIPICPQQLIFTRSHIYTPEAIAPLVIASGVEAIEIHTQVGRVADFTRLWQAIAPQLDKLQLIAVSCTDGEGLIDYLWEIADLMQPSPATLIWQTDGRSMSGDIGKGTTHAAIKLGAKVMEAKLPGFVQLAGGTNEYTVAKLDKLKLLKPRSPKSHNYIAGVAYGSYARTLLSPILDRLENQPSTSDACLETNPQLLWEAVALARSLVSQIKSSSKGQVTSCG, from the coding sequence GTGAAAAATTATGAAAGTCCCTTACACGCCTTAGAGCAAGGCACTTGGTTTAAGCTGATTTGTGGAGCTAGCTACCAACACCTACCAGCGATTCGGAACCTAGCCTTAGCCTATACCTTAGCAGGAGCCGATTGTATTGATGTGGCTGCCGATCCTGCTGTTATTAGTGCGGCGAAAGATGGAATTTTAGCTGCTAGAGAACTAGCCAGAAGTTCGGGTAGTCATGACAAACCCTTACTCATGGCTAGCTTAAATGACGGGGAAGACCCGCATTTTCGCAAAGCCGAGTTTGACCCCAAATCTTGTCCTACCGACTGTCCTCGTCCTTGCGAACGGGTTTGTCCGGCTCAAGCTATTAACAGCACGGGAGTTATTGACGAGCGGTGTTATGGTTGCGGTAGGTGCATTCCTATTTGTCCGCAGCAACTTATTTTCACCCGCAGTCACATTTATACACCAGAAGCGATCGCCCCGTTAGTTATTGCCTCTGGGGTAGAAGCCATCGAAATCCATACCCAAGTAGGAAGAGTGGCAGACTTTACTAGATTATGGCAAGCGATCGCTCCTCAGTTAGATAAACTCCAGTTAATTGCCGTTAGCTGTACCGACGGAGAGGGTTTAATCGATTATCTCTGGGAAATAGCAGATCTAATGCAACCATCGCCAGCTACCTTGATTTGGCAAACCGACGGGCGATCGATGAGTGGAGATATTGGTAAAGGTACAACCCACGCCGCTATCAAACTCGGTGCAAAAGTAATGGAGGCGAAACTTCCAGGATTTGTGCAATTAGCAGGGGGAACTAATGAATATACCGTCGCGAAACTAGATAAACTCAAACTCTTGAAGCCGCGATCGCCTAAAAGCCATAATTACATAGCTGGTGTCGCCTATGGCAGTTATGCTCGCACCTTACTTTCACCCATTTTAGATCGCCTTGAAAATCAGCCCAGTACCTCAGATGCCTGCTTAGAAACCAATCCTCAGCTACTATGGGAAGCAGTAGCTCTAGCCCGTTCCCTAGTTTCCCAAATCAAATCGTCATCTAAAGGACAAGTTACCAGTTGTGGATGA
- a CDS encoding R3H domain-containing nucleic acid-binding protein, producing MEITDDLAQLLKILPPGIRSSLENHSQLDQLIEVVMDLGRYPEARFPELAQYLGETPISREDLNYSIERVGLFSGDNRAGIERTLHRISAMRNRQGDIIGLTCRVGRAVYGTIAMIRDLVETGKSILMLGRPGVGKTTALREIARVLADDLQKRVVIIDTSNEIAGDGDIPHPAIGRARRMQVARPELQHQVMIEAVENHMPEVIVIDEIGTELEALAARTIAERGVQLVGTAHGNQIANLIKNPTLSDLVGGIQAVTLGDEEARRRASQKTVLERKAPPTFEIAVEMQERYRWIVHESVADTVDSLLRGRQPGWQVRSVNEAGKVTVTHELPPTPISAVPQTTSKRNGGWRASGRMTPLQAQNQISTPEITSPSDAFGQMLENSWQQAEPPKDKDWNPGSNDEDAPLHIYAYGISRHHLEQISEVLNLPVVFTKDMEDAEIVLALRSHLKNHSKLRQIAKARQLAVYTVKDSSVSQITRALRRMLRLDDPNIPEAEDIRLFTQNGEDDEIEALEEARLAVEQIVIPKGQPVELLPRSPQIRKMQHQLVEHYRLKSSSFGDEPNRRLRIYPA from the coding sequence ATGGAAATCACCGACGATCTAGCTCAACTTTTGAAAATTTTGCCCCCAGGGATTCGCTCATCTTTAGAGAATCACTCCCAGCTAGATCAGCTAATTGAAGTGGTGATGGATTTGGGGCGATACCCAGAAGCTCGTTTTCCCGAACTTGCCCAATATCTCGGAGAAACGCCGATTTCTAGAGAAGATCTCAACTACAGTATTGAGCGGGTAGGTTTATTTAGCGGGGATAATCGAGCCGGAATCGAACGCACCTTGCATCGCATTAGTGCCATGCGAAATCGCCAAGGGGATATTATTGGTTTAACCTGTCGTGTAGGACGCGCTGTTTATGGCACGATCGCCATGATTCGCGACCTAGTGGAAACTGGTAAATCTATCTTGATGCTAGGACGACCTGGGGTTGGTAAAACTACTGCTTTAAGAGAAATAGCTAGAGTTTTAGCCGACGATCTCCAAAAAAGGGTAGTAATTATCGATACTTCCAATGAAATCGCTGGAGATGGAGATATTCCCCATCCAGCTATTGGTAGAGCCAGGAGAATGCAAGTAGCTCGTCCAGAATTGCAACATCAAGTGATGATTGAAGCAGTGGAAAACCATATGCCAGAAGTCATTGTGATTGATGAAATCGGCACGGAATTAGAAGCTTTAGCGGCTCGTACCATTGCGGAACGGGGCGTACAGCTAGTGGGAACCGCTCACGGTAACCAGATTGCCAATTTGATTAAAAACCCGACTCTATCTGACTTAGTAGGAGGAATTCAAGCTGTAACTCTGGGGGATGAAGAAGCCAGACGGCGCGCTTCCCAAAAAACCGTTTTAGAACGCAAAGCACCTCCTACCTTTGAAATTGCGGTAGAAATGCAAGAGCGCTATCGCTGGATCGTCCATGAAAGCGTGGCGGATACAGTTGATAGTTTACTACGAGGACGGCAACCAGGATGGCAAGTGCGAAGTGTCAACGAAGCTGGTAAGGTTACCGTTACCCACGAACTACCGCCTACCCCCATCAGTGCGGTTCCTCAGACTACTTCCAAGCGGAATGGTGGATGGCGCGCTTCGGGAAGAATGACACCTTTGCAAGCTCAGAACCAGATTTCTACCCCAGAAATTACCTCCCCATCAGATGCTTTCGGGCAAATGTTGGAGAATTCCTGGCAACAAGCAGAACCACCCAAGGATAAAGATTGGAATCCTGGAAGCAATGACGAAGATGCTCCATTGCATATCTATGCTTATGGTATCAGTCGCCACCACCTCGAACAAATTAGTGAGGTGCTGAACCTACCAGTAGTTTTCACTAAAGATATGGAGGATGCTGAGATTGTTTTAGCCTTGCGATCGCACCTCAAAAATCACTCTAAATTGCGCCAAATTGCTAAAGCTCGTCAATTAGCTGTTTACACTGTCAAAGATAGCAGCGTTTCTCAGATTACCCGCGCTCTACGGCGAATGCTGCGCTTAGACGATCCCAATATTCCAGAAGCAGAAGATATTCGCCTCTTTACCCAAAACGGCGAAGATGACGAAATCGAGGCTCTTGAAGAAGCTCGTCTAGCTGTAGAACAAATAGTCATCCCTAAAGGGCAACCCGTCGAATTATTGCCCCGTTCTCCCCAAATCCGTAAAATGCAACATCAACTAGTCGAACACTACCGACTCAAATCTAGCAGTTTTGGGGATGAACCTAATCGCCGCTTACGGATTTATCCAGCTTGA
- a CDS encoding Uma2 family endonuclease produces MSSSAMQRICWTTADLDLFADESKRYEIIDGELFVTRAPHLRHQGVADAICAQLRSWSRQSNVGNAFTGIGLIFSETDNVIADVIWISLERLNLLLDESGHLTGAPELVVEVLSTAPKDIKRDRELKLKLYSVQGVQEYWIADRQQQAIEIYRREDGVLKRAITLLKTDELTSPLLSGFRCEVEPLFE; encoded by the coding sequence ATGTCTTCCTCTGCAATGCAACGCATTTGTTGGACAACTGCCGATCTAGACTTGTTCGCAGATGAGAGCAAGCGCTACGAAATTATTGACGGAGAGTTATTTGTGACTAGAGCGCCTCATTTACGCCATCAAGGAGTGGCAGATGCCATTTGCGCGCAGTTACGTTCTTGGTCGAGACAATCTAACGTAGGAAATGCTTTTACAGGAATTGGGCTAATTTTTTCCGAAACTGATAATGTCATCGCCGATGTAATTTGGATTAGTCTAGAACGCCTCAACCTATTGCTAGATGAATCAGGACATTTAACGGGTGCGCCAGAGTTGGTTGTTGAAGTCTTATCTACTGCTCCTAAAGACATTAAAAGAGATCGAGAACTAAAGCTCAAACTCTATTCAGTACAAGGGGTTCAGGAGTACTGGATTGCAGATCGCCAGCAACAAGCTATAGAAATTTATCGCCGAGAGGATGGAGTTTTAAAGCGCGCCATCACTTTATTGAAAACAGATGAATTAACCAGTCCATTATTATCTGGCTTTCGTTGTGAGGTAGAACCATTATTTGAGTAA